From Hyla sarda isolate aHylSar1 chromosome 5, aHylSar1.hap1, whole genome shotgun sequence, a single genomic window includes:
- the LOC130274491 gene encoding ly6/PLAUR domain-containing protein 2-like, producing the protein MMEGARPGSEMSQGLLCFTCNTPTTSSACNQPTNCSALSSKFAFCKTNLVSPDVGFPFTGSEQVYRQCAEKCDPTGQNWLGVTRKVLCCNLDLCNRNGIKDGSSSSAADAGTMQECSHNTATTSALNLLTTIVLVLSAVNYSI; encoded by the exons CTCAGGGGTTGTTGTGTTTCACCTGCAATACTCCGACTACCAGCAGCGCCTGTAACCAACCGACCAACTGCTCCGCCTTGTCCTCCAAATTTGCTTTCTGCAAAACCAACCTGGTGTCACCGGATGTGG GTTTCCCGTTCACCGGATCTGAGCAGGTGTACAGACAGTGCGCAGAGAAGTGTGACCCCACGGGGCAGAACTGGCTGGGGGTGACCCGGAAAGTCCTGTGCTGCAACTTAGACCTATGCAACCGCAACGGAATTAAAGACGGCTCCAGCAGCTCCGCCGCAGATGCAGGAACAATGCAGGAATGCAGCCATAACACCGCCACAACGTCCGCACTGAACCTCTTAACCACCATAGTGCTTGTATTATCTGCTGTGAATTATTCAATATAG